A stretch of Castanea sativa cultivar Marrone di Chiusa Pesio chromosome 2, ASM4071231v1 DNA encodes these proteins:
- the LOC142625281 gene encoding uncharacterized protein LOC142625281 — MEKAKFILGFPNGLIVPSRGHSGGLALLWSSDTNLEIKSFSNRHIDAIITESSNGLSWRFIGFYRHPETHLKEESWKLLSFFCNQFNLPWFCCGDFNEILFMNEKTGGTQHSQSQMDNFRRVVNLCGFKDLGYYGLDFTWCNMKEGMDGISICLDRAFATSDWLEYFKSPKVHQLVESTSNHYILTITNSPLPTRKSKRRLHFEAMWVKREDCRKVIEAAWDSSTLSTTLERVAFNIDRCAIALANWNQNVMGNIPKKIQEKRRALNSLTMDDQQGTRGANINQLRKEINDLLDSEETIGRQRSKVHWYRDGD; from the coding sequence ATGGAGAAGGCAAAATTCATATTGGGTTTTCCAAATGGGCTAATTGTTCCTAGTAGAGGTCATAGTGGGGGTCTTGCTTTGCTCTGGTCTAGTGATACAAATCTAGAAATCAAGAGTTTTTCAAACCGCCACATTGATGCAATAATCACTGAGTCAAGCAATGGACTTTCATGGAGATTTATTGGGTTCTATAGGCACCCGGAGACCCACCTCAAGGAAGAATCTTGGAaactactttcttttttttgtaatcaaTTTAATTTGCCTTGGTTCTGTTgtggtgattttaatgaaatactTTTCATGAATGAAAAAACAGGGGGAACACAACATTCACAAAGCCAAATGGATAACTTCCGTCGAGTTGTTAATTTATGCGGCTTCAAAGACCTGGGTTATTATGGTTTGGACTTCACTTGGTGTAATATGAAAGAAGGGATGGACGGAATATCAATCTGTTTGGATAGAGCCTTTGCTACCTCAGATTGGCTTGAATATTTCAAGAGTCCTAAAGTGCATCAATTGGTGGAGTCCACATCTAATCACTATATCCTCACTATTACTAACTCCCCTCTTCCAACCCGCAAAAGCAAGCGTCGTTTGCACTTTGAAGCCATGTGGGTCAAAAGGGAAGATTGCCGCAAAGTCATTGAAGCTGCTTGGGACTCAAGTACTTTGTCTACCACGCTTGAAAGGGTAGCATTTAATATTGATAGATGTGCAATTGCCCTTGCCAATTGGAACCAGAATGTTATGGGAAATATTCCAaagaaaattcaagagaaaagaAGAGCTCTCAACTCTCTTACTATGGATGACCAGCAAGGTACTCGAGGGGCAAATATTAACCAACTCAGGAAGGAGATTAATGATCTCTTGGACAGCGAGGAGACCATAGGACGGCAACGTAGTAAGGTTCATTGGTATAGAGATGGGGActga